The DNA segment TCTACgtcatatctatataaaaaattaaatgcagCAGAGGTCCTATAATGCACTGATCGCATTAAGCTCTAAGTCTAGAAGCTTAGTCTATTGATGGTACtacattattgatttttaaatttataaatatgagttacaataaatttttgataggTAAAAGTTTAATGGCGGGAAAAACAAGtgccaaaattaaaaaaaataatataaagaagttTCATACAGATTAAACAACAAGGTCAGTATTAATTCTACAGCCTCAATTTGCTTGACGCatgatatacattattttgtattctagTATCCTTAATTCCcttcataaataatacaagcGTAAAgatatgtacattattttttacacacaTCATTAAGTACCTATTTACAAATTAGAATTCTTTATACATCATAAAAAAGATAACTATACCGTTCTATATCACCGCGAAATCAATAACTACATtcaaaatagataaatattataatgtatatattgttttatatattaattataaataaaaatacacctTACAGtcactaaataaaaagtaagacATTAAATTACAACGTATTGCTTCGTTTAGTCACATTTTGCCAAAATATCACCTTGCATCGGCCCATTGCCAAGGAgaagtacatttaaatttatccctccaattttttatttttataaacttttcgtaaaaaatatcGACGCCTTATCAAAAATCGCTCAGTCAACtagcatttaaattaataatctaaCACAGAGTAGACACCACAATTTAAATGAGACACATATGGACATACAATATATCTACttaactacatattttaattttattttttcttcttacTGACTTAGGAGTACCACGATTAACATACAACTTGCGGTCAAAGACGCTTCTTTCAGGGATATCGAAAGTTCTTatacaatagtttttaattacgtctcaggaatattaaataatatttattcttatacaaattcaatgtaatgtatatacatattataattttcaggtAATCTGAGCGCACATTGACACACAAAGAGGAAAGGTATAATGATCATAAGTCAGAGATAAGTCAGCAAGAAGTATTGACCCTAGACGGCTATTGAatctatagttttattattgcacACACTCGGTGTTACGTATCATTGTTTCGATAAATTcagctattttaaattactaatagATCAAGCAAACTATTTTGTGCCATTATCTGGCAATACTGAAATAATTCAGTGTTTAGTGtttctattacaaaaatagtttcagTTAAGTTTTGCAGTGAATTCataaaatgcaaatttttcGGGAATAATATGGGAGTATgcaattaaacataaatatatataaatatatgtaaaatgagatgcatataagttaaatatcgATGacgttattttcataataaaaaaattgccttTTGGCAGGAGTAGGGATTATTTGgagttaataaacaaaatgtttgacTAAAACAAATCACGGGTCAATAGAGTATTAGatgtttagataaaatataaaaattattgcttaCATAGTAATAGTATTGCGAAGTAATAAAAGACCTTAGGTCTAACAATACAAAAGAACGACtacaagaataaaatattattatgtacaaataCCTAATTGTAGGGAttgaaagaattattttttggcTAAAATACATTAGGAATACATGTTTTTTGTGAAGATTATTATAAGCGACGTATATAggactaaaattaatattgtaaaataatatcaaaaaatgtataagaaaaattgtGATCGCAATTGAGtatttatgtttcatattatgcttagttaatattataagcattattttaaatgttttttttatgactcgTTACCCTGTCGTACTTTATTTCAAGAGATTCATTTAACATGAGTTTTTTAGTTCGGTAAAGGGTGAATGACTTAAGGTtcgaaatatgttttaatgcaaataaactaaaaaagagACTACCCTAAAGATCTAAATTTCCGAGTTCGTTTAATCCTAAACTAGCCATCATATAAAACGTCAGTCCATAGAAACCTAAATGCATCTACACTATCCATCACAAGAATTCACAAACACGGTCGCCACTGTCATACGCcagttctataaaaataatacctacAGATAATCTGAATGCAGATCATTCGAATTATAATCGCTGAATATCGAAAGAAATTCACAAACGATGACGGGCGCGGCCGCTCTTTCTTCGTTTTCTTCTTCCATCACgcacaaaaacaatattggcCGGGTCATCAGCCAACTGAGGGTACCTAGAGACAGAGTGCACATCTTTGGCAGCCCATCCGTCAACTATTCCGTGAGATATAAgttcttctttttcttcttcagTCCACGAACCTCTTCCTTCCCATCCGGCGGCAACAAGCGCCTTCTCTCTTTCCCATGCTCTAGCCGCAGCTCTCTTATGAGCGTGTTTTAACAATTTGATTCGTTCCTGTGAAGGATCAACTCCGTAGCGCAAAACAATCACTGCTTGTGCAGAACCTTTTCCGACTGCATGTACGCGAAcctgtatgtaataaaaataatgattttttttatatactatacttCTATATTCAATAGTCTACTAACTTATTACTAATTTACGTACCTCTAATCCTTGGTCATTTGTTTCATCTTGAGATACGTTGAATTTCCCAGACAATCGTCTCAATTCTTCCATGTCATCTCTGATTTTAAGTGAATTGTCTTTGACGAAGTAGAATACGTCCTGATCGTGAATGCTGAAGTGAACGTCTAAGAAATATGAGTTGTTAAATACTGTGGTTATAACATCTTCTACAACGCTATTAGCGCCGTCGGCAACACTGATGAAGGCTTTTCCGTCCACTCGTGATATTAATACACCTTCGCCAAATACACCTCGCTTGTAAGATACTCTTGGTAATAGGTTTCTTGTCATGGGTTCCATCTTTAGGAGAGGTGTTGGAACAAACTCAATATCAGACAGTTTGTCGTTAACCTGTAAATGCAAATAATGTCGATAAATAATACGTAagaacaaaactttaaattatgaaaataattcagttcattatcaatattatttttaccttttcTATAATGCATTGCAGTCCAGATAGAACACCAAAATCAGGCACTAATTGTGGTGCAGTAACAGATGTCTTAGGTTGGAAGATCATATCGGTGATGTACTTGGCTCCCATCATCTTATTCAAATCGTATCCATAAAGCTGAAGCCAGCTGGCCAAGCTCGTCATATAAGGAACGTTCTGGTTTCTATTAATGGGGTCGTTATTCCTAAATCTGTAGATAAATATGTCGGTAGGCAGACTTAACTTTGTTGCAAGATGTTCCCAACTTGGTGTCATCCATTGACCAACAACAGGGTCATATAAGCGATTCTCTAAGTATATCAAATTAgtgttataatcaaatattccagATTGGAAGTCAACGGGTAGATAGAAGCCTGGATTTGTGTCTTTTACTATTTTGCCAAAGGGGCttcgttttatttctttgataatttCTCCGTTAACATCAAATACTACAAGAGGGGAACCATTGTGATCAGTTGCTACATAGAAACGTTGATCCTCAGTTTCAACACATGTTAAGAAGTTTCTTTGATCATACAGGAATCGTACAGTTTTCTCAGATTTTGGGTAATGCATGTGAGTTATAAGGTTAGGAGTTTGTGGGTTCGTGTAGAAGAATTGTGTTATGTTGTTCTTGTCATCTTTCCAAGCGACAAGTCTATTCCTATCATCATAGAAATACcacatttgaaatttatccCTCTCAAATGCATGAACGAATTGCCCTCGAGAGTTATACCTGTATTTTTGCTCACCACGTCTTATAACGAATCCGCGGCCATCGTAACTACTGAATTCAATATCACCATACTGAACAACACGATCGCCAATATCATAGCCTAGATAGCGTTTCTCACCATGTTCGATAATACTAATGATGTTACCATTCTCATCATACACATATTTCCAGTCGTCTATGGAGCCAACTACTTCCATTAAATGACCATCATAATTGTAACTTACTCGTTCGCTTGAAGACGTATCGCCAATCATCATCTTTTTCGACTTAATTCGATTTCTTACGTCGTATTCCAGTTCAAGGCGGAATACGTCGAACGATTTAATGTTCATTAATACGGTTTTGATTCTGCCGTGATCGTCGTAATCAGTAATGGTAAAGTATTGTTTACTTGTGTCCTGCATAACAGAACGGTTAAatgtattactatatattCTCAAATCACTTACACCTTCCAGAGATcctaaattttgattatatttcaatcTCAATTGTGGCATTTCTTTGCTGTTTATATTCATATCTATGGTAGAAAGTCGAGCATTGCCGTCGTACTGATACTTAAAGTGAGCATTATTAAGTCCCGTTTTAGAGTTAAACTTCATTTTTTCATCTTTTAATATTCCTGcatgatatttataatcttgTCTTAGCTCATAATCAGGGTCActtatttcaacatttttcaCAAGATGAGTGTTTTCATGATAAACGTATCGTATTGCTGATGCTCCAGCTAATACAGTTTCTAGTTTTCCAGTGCTATCATAAACATAGAGAATCTTCCCTGATTGATgaggaaatatttttgctaGAATATGCCCATCatcattgtataaaatttcgtATGGGTGTCGATTCATTGGTGAAaagtattgatatttaaagtaGCCCAATGAAGTCATGAGGGCGAATGTATGAATATGGCCCCTTGGTGTTGTAAGATTCTGAAGAGCTCCAGAATCATCATAATCGAGAAGGTAATCGCTGCCTCTAGGTGTAGTTACCTTGAGTGGCAAGTTAGTAAACATATCTCTAAAGGAATACGCCAAAGATGATCCATCTCCATATCTGATTTCGTGCAATCTACCAGCCCGGTCATATCCATAGGTTTCATTAAGGTCACCCCACTTCCAACTTGTTAGTCTATTAAATCTATCATAATCTAGTTCAACTTCAGCAAATATTCCACTTCTCGGTCCCCATTTTACTGGCCTAGCCATTCTATCATACGTGACATTTAGGAGTTCAACTTTATCATCCATAAATACTGCAACTGTAGACGTATCTCTATCGTATTCCAGTGTAAGAAGGTTTTCACCATTCACTCGTAATTTTCGACCTATTTGCGCGACTGCCTTACTGCTCTTTCCTTTGTTCGATTGCAGCCTTCTTAAGAAATAACGCCATTCAAATCTATTAGCTAAGTCGCCGCCAACTTCAGTTCTTTGTTTAGCTGGTACTGGATAACTTTCTCCTAAAATAGGATCAATTTCCGAGAGAATTGTGTAGGGTACAGTATCTGTAGATATAATATGTCCCCAAGGCAAACTAGATGATATACTATTATCTGATGATATAACTGTTTTCTTTTCAGCTTCGCCGACTCTTGTGTTAACTGACGATCCTTTGATCAATATCGATATTGgttttctgttattttcaCTCACGAGCACAGTAGCTCCTTTAAGACTAAGATCAAATGTCAAGTTAATTATTCTGCCCGTAGGAGTGACTGCTGATGTAAGTCTACCAAACTCATCATACTTGTAAATATAACTCCTTCCAGTGCTGTCATATTTTGCTTTCAGTAAACCAGAGGTTCCGTGATAGTCGAAAGTGACATTAAAGTTGTCAGGGGTTCGAAGTTCTTGAAGCATTTTCATGCGTGACATCTTAAGTCTACACTTTTGACCCTTAGTGTTTTCTATTGAATTTACGAGACTAGAGTAATCACGTAGAAGAAATACTTTATTACCAGCTGCATCAGTTACTGTGCTTAATTTACCATTGCTTGTGTTAACAGTATAggtgaaaatataattgttttctcccgtcaaaatattttttgtcatgaCGTGTTGACCAaacctattaaatatataggttTCTTGTGTATCCGgtgaataaatttcatattctcTAGATCCACTTGCATCGGGAATACTAGCCATAACGGATCTTATTCTGTAATTAGCTTGATCCGCTATATGAACTATGCCATCAGGACTGACCGTGACTGCTGAAATAGTATTAAACTTAGAATTGGAAGCTAAGAAATGATCTGCTTCAAAACAATCACACCCTCTCTCCAAACAATTGCATTTTGATTCAGCTCCGGCATATAAAGAAATCTTTCCATCTGTCGTGATAAGTCTTACTCTGTTTATTCTTTGAGAATCACTTTCAGCAACATATAAGTCCCCAGCTGCACCAAAAGCAATACTTTGAGGCATTACCAGTGTTGCGTATGTTGCCAGCTCCATGTCATATCCTGTTAATGGTGAAGGACAGTGAAGCGGTCGACCTGCGATGACTTTAACCCTACCATCAGGAGCCATTTGTAAAATCATATGGTCATCGATAATATGCAAGCTATTATCGAGCGGATTAATTGATAGCTCAGTAGGCCATCTCAAGTGAACTTCTTCAACGCTTAATGTTCCTTCACAAGGTATCGGTTTCCAATGTGCTCGGTGCATATGGTTTCCAATAACGGTAGTAATAATACCATCTCTGTCTACCATGCGAATGTTTGTACCGTCTGCAAAGTATAGTACATTATCAATGGATACAGCGACACCTTTGGGATATGCTAATTTTGCATCTCTTGCTAGAGCTCCATCGCCACAGTGAGCTTCATCTCCAGGCAGACATCTTTCACCAGATCCAACGACAGTTTCCCAGTTTCTTTCAGGATCAGTAAAATCTTCTGTGTTACGGACTTTAATAATCTGATGTGACTCTGGGTCGGATATGTATAACGTTCCATCGAGAGGCGAGAGCGCCATATGATAGCGGTAGGAAACACGTGTTGCACTGCAAACAGAGTAAATATGGTaactaaattgtataaaaaaaattgagaaacACAAATTTTCGTAAAACTAAACGCTTACTTCAATTTAACAACTGTCCGTACGCTTCCATCGGTGCCGATTTTTCGCACTAAGTTGAAGTCCCCTACGAATAAGCTTCCATCCGGTGCGGTGGCCAGTGCGACAGGTGCTAGTAGTCGTTGTCGTCGCGCTGCACCCATGCACTCGTTTCCACATTCTAAGGCGCGTTGTCTTCCGTCACCCATTGCTGTTATGATGAGTCGAGGTTTATGTTTCAAGTATATGTTAGTTCCGTCACCTTTTTGCAGAATGCCtgtaaggaaaaaaatataaaggtaacaaataatatttgaataacatggatttgattattttttatttatttatccaaATTACCTTCGTGGAAATTATATCTGTGATGTATGTCTAAGTTCCATCCTCCAACATCAGAGATGCTCATATCATGACCACTTAACTTTGTGGTTTGTACATTCCATATGATATCCTTGCAATCAGTATATTGATAACCCACTTTAACGAGCGCCGTTGTTACGCCATAAACTCTTTGTCTATAAACATTAAGCCTATTCCATGGGTAGGTGAATTTGATCACTGGATCGGCTTCAAACACCTTCTCGAAAAGAATGCCTTCAATTGTTATACGCAAATGTATCAAAGCCAAAGTAGGTGGAACTTTTTCCGGTGTTAGTTGTAGTTGTATCGTAGAGAGGTAACCAGCCGCTCTTGAACTATGATAGACCAAATTTAAGCCGGTTCCTGGTATTTGAAGGCTTTCCTGAACAAcctgaaaaaattatattataaacacgtTAATTATATGATACCGTGTATACAATTAAGAAGGGTTCAGAgtgctttataaataaatacaattatatcttACCTGGGATTCAGCTAAAATCGCGCTCTTATCTGGGCAGGCTCCTTGGAAACCATGTTTCCACGTGGCCAGTACGACTGGTTTCATTGCATCGTAGTCGTGTGCAAGGCAAGCTTGAGGCGGACCCATATTACCTTTTTCATCCGCCGTCGTCATAACCACTTCGTCGATTATTACAACCTaccattaagttttttttaataatgattttacaaatattacattattgagGTAAATCAAAATGTTGACCACGT comes from the Danaus plexippus chromosome 15, MEX_DaPlex, whole genome shotgun sequence genome and includes:
- the LOC116766169 gene encoding teneurin-m isoform X2, yielding MNGLDRCFFDQRESQQHGDDCGYSYISLGRLHPYGSGSGSSSGSGRRRTRRGLSDSPTAPTTPTSASDNASDATLTDSELPLARDSTLLVQNGMLRSTFDRPDHERCLLEGARPPPDVPPRNPTMSRLNGRITGNPADLGDFEPSCLVRTPSGNFYVPSGDIQKNPSMDYKSNSSCSSPGKQDKGTLERMDRSDRHPAFGAPVPVLPVRNNLRATHFPPAASRFHFRKGLSSRCSWKCTAVVFIVLFVLLLSIASYMSASYFTDNWSYQNAKPCSVLVGDTADKFSSSKATTLESTNKSVTRPHPSSTSASVTVPTVGDSNEIPTVKITPLDTEPTMPTNFNKPISIQNTTKTTKTIETEDWGGSCECSCPVCDSGHSSDDLYDDYVDKTTLFNENTEDLSSPYSTDGSTITEENIKTTNDASSEFTTQRELNYISTTDSVTDSDLASKDIIPDIYLSTTDSTIASSTESELISTTDFPKCVCPKIKPPPILILEGARTFPAQSFPPDGTTFKQITLGEKLSKEIPPYSYWNMQFYQSEAAYVKFDYMIPRGASIGVYARRNALPTHTQYHFLEVLSGFKARTTRASHPSVKKEITHYMEQGHWFLSLYNDDGDPQEISFIAMVADDMTQNCPNGCSGKGECLMGHCQCQPGFGGDDCSESVCPVLCSQRGEYINGECQCNPGWKGKECSLRHDECEVPDCNGHGHCVNGKCSCVRGYKGKFCEDVDCPHPTCSGHGFCIEGVCVCKKGWKGLDCATMDKDALQCLPDCSGHGTFDVDTQTCTCHARWSGDDCSKEVCDLDCGPHGRCVGEACVCDQGWTGEYCTSKLCDTRCSDHGQCKNGTCLCVSGWNGRHCTLEGCPRGCAGHGQCRVANDGHWECKCFDGWDGPDCTTLKEQLCDDSKDNDKDGLIDCEDPECCQSSACKGSQLCVSSPKPTDILLRKQPPAITASFFERMKFLIDEGSLQNYAKQETFNESRSAVIRGRVVTSLGSGLVGVRVSTSTPLEGFTLTREDGWFDLLVNGGGAVTLHFGRAPFKRSTQVIFVPWNEVVIIDEVVMTTADEKGNMGPPQACLAHDYDAMKPVVLATWKHGFQGACPDKSAILAESQVVQESLQIPGTGLNLVYHSSRAAGYLSTIQLQLTPEKVPPTLALIHLRITIEGILFEKVFEADPVIKFTYPWNRLNVYRQRVYGVTTALVKVGYQYTDCKDIIWNVQTTKLSGHDMSISDVGGWNLDIHHRYNFHEGILQKGDGTNIYLKHKPRLIITAMGDGRQRALECGNECMGAARRQRLLAPVALATAPDGSLFVGDFNLVRKIGTDGSVRTVVKLNATRVSYRYHMALSPLDGTLYISDPESHQIIKVRNTEDFTDPERNWETVVGSGERCLPGDEAHCGDGALARDAKLAYPKGVAVSIDNVLYFADGTNIRMVDRDGIITTVIGNHMHRAHWKPIPCEGTLSVEEVHLRWPTELSINPLDNSLHIIDDHMILQMAPDGRVKVIAGRPLHCPSPLTGYDMELATYATLVMPQSIAFGAAGDLYVAESDSQRINRVRLITTDGKISLYAGAESKCNCLERGCDCFEADHFLASNSKFNTISAVTVSPDGIVHIADQANYRIRSVMASIPDASGSREYEIYSPDTQETYIFNRFGQHVMTKNILTGENNYIFTYTVNTSNGKLSTVTDAAGNKVFLLRDYSSLVNSIENTKGQKCRLKMSRMKMLQELRTPDNFNVTFDYHGTSGLLKAKYDSTGRSYIYKYDEFGRLTSAVTPTGRIINLTFDLSLKGATVLVSENNRKPISILIKGSSVNTRVGEAEKKTVISSDNSISSSLPWGHIISTDTVPYTILSEIDPILGESYPVPAKQRTEVGGDLANRFEWRYFLRRLQSNKGKSSKAVAQIGRKLRVNGENLLTLEYDRDTSTVAVFMDDKVELLNVTYDRMARPVKWGPRSGIFAEVELDYDRFNRLTSWKWGDLNETYGYDRAGRLHEIRYGDGSSLAYSFRDMFTNLPLKVTTPRGSDYLLDYDDSGALQNLTTPRGHIHTFALMTSLGYFKYQYFSPMNRHPYEILYNDDGHILAKIFPHQSGKILYVYDSTGKLETVLAGASAIRYVYHENTHLVKNVEISDPDYELRQDYKYHAGILKDEKMKFNSKTGLNNAHFKYQYDGNARLSTIDMNINSKEMPQLRLKYNQNLGSLEGVSDLRIYSNTFNRSVMQDTSKQYFTITDYDDHGRIKTVLMNIKSFDVFRLELEYDVRNRIKSKKMMIGDTSSSERVSYNYDGHLMEVVGSIDDWKYVYDENGNIISIIEHGEKRYLGYDIGDRVVQYGDIEFSSYDGRGFVIRRGEQKYRYNSRGQFVHAFERDKFQMWYFYDDRNRLVAWKDDKNNITQFFYTNPQTPNLITHMHYPKSEKTVRFLYDQRNFLTCVETEDQRFYVATDHNGSPLVVFDVNGEIIKEIKRSPFGKIVKDTNPGFYLPVDFQSGIFDYNTNLIYLENRLYDPVVGQWMTPSWEHLATKLSLPTDIFIYRFRNNDPINRNQNVPYMTSLASWLQLYGYDLNKMMGAKYITDMIFQPKTSVTAPQLVPDFGVLSGLQCIIEKVNDKLSDIEFVPTPLLKMEPMTRNLLPRVSYKRGVFGEGVLISRVDGKAFISVADGANSVVEDVITTVFNNSYFLDVHFSIHDQDVFYFVKDNSLKIRDDMEELRRLSGKFNVSQDETNDQGLEVRVHAVGKGSAQAVIVLRYGVDPSQERIKLLKHAHKRAAARAWEREKALVAAGWEGRGSWTEEEKEELISHGIVDGWAAKDVHSVSRYPQLADDPANIVFVRDGRRKRRKSGRARHRL
- the LOC116766169 gene encoding teneurin-m isoform X1; translated protein: MNGLDRCFFDQRESQQHGDDCGYSYISLGRLHPYGSGSGSSSGSGRRRTRRGLSDSPTAPTTPTSASDNASDATLTDSELPLARDSTLLVQNGMLRSTFDRPDHERCLLEGARPPPDVPPRNPTMSRLNGRITGNPADLGDFEPSCLVRTPSGNFYVPSGDIQKNPSMDYKSNSSCSSPGKQDKGTLERMDRSDRHPAFGAPVPVLPVRNNLRATHFPPAASRFHFRKGLSSRCSWKCTAVVFIVLFVLLLSIASYMSASYFTDNWSYQNAKPCSVLVGDTADKFSSSKATTLESTNKSVTRPHPSSTSASGKRELKSRPRRSVDGHASSPSISSTDSSSVDMHELITLPSSTTVSLMHGVSEVSINQETEVTEGAFNAYVSSSVSDNGSTGNITSSNTTLNKMGGSTQTYNSTSLSTGQKNKLNALTISTKPINTKKEDTDPLEIESNTKNNIAYDPKDMQGDAFPSILSYGLQKLQYTKLLTRLNEVSEELHIFSNEYSEPERNLKQLHYDNDRDSSSETIMTTKFDFNKYQTSNLVPEVTAKPIIESVFTTHNAFSKNEHVVPITTLSPSVTNSPNVVSTKTAATTEKETTTNNELPFATESKTSETVSNAKHVLINLTISADDANNDSYKPLYSLTVTVPTVGDSNEIPTVKITPLDTEPTMPTNFNKPISIQNTTKTTKTIETEDWGGSCECSCPVCDSGHSSDDLYDDYVDKTTLFNENTEDLSSPYSTDGSTITEENIKTTNDASSEFTTQRELNYISTTDSVTDSDLASKDIIPDIYLSTTDSTIASSTESELISTTDFPKCVCPKIKPPPILILEGARTFPAQSFPPDGTTFKQITLGEKLSKEIPPYSYWNMQFYQSEAAYVKFDYMIPRGASIGVYARRNALPTHTQYHFLEVLSGFKARTTRASHPSVKKEITHYMEQGHWFLSLYNDDGDPQEISFIAMVADDMTQNCPNGCSGKGECLMGHCQCQPGFGGDDCSESVCPVLCSQRGEYINGECQCNPGWKGKECSLRHDECEVPDCNGHGHCVNGKCSCVRGYKGKFCEDVDCPHPTCSGHGFCIEGVCVCKKGWKGLDCATMDKDALQCLPDCSGHGTFDVDTQTCTCHARWSGDDCSKEVCDLDCGPHGRCVGEACVCDQGWTGEYCTSKLCDTRCSDHGQCKNGTCLCVSGWNGRHCTLEGCPRGCAGHGQCRVANDGHWECKCFDGWDGPDCTTLKEQLCDDSKDNDKDGLIDCEDPECCQSSACKGSQLCVSSPKPTDILLRKQPPAITASFFERMKFLIDEGSLQNYAKQETFNESRSAVIRGRVVTSLGSGLVGVRVSTSTPLEGFTLTREDGWFDLLVNGGGAVTLHFGRAPFKRSTQVIFVPWNEVVIIDEVVMTTADEKGNMGPPQACLAHDYDAMKPVVLATWKHGFQGACPDKSAILAESQVVQESLQIPGTGLNLVYHSSRAAGYLSTIQLQLTPEKVPPTLALIHLRITIEGILFEKVFEADPVIKFTYPWNRLNVYRQRVYGVTTALVKVGYQYTDCKDIIWNVQTTKLSGHDMSISDVGGWNLDIHHRYNFHEGILQKGDGTNIYLKHKPRLIITAMGDGRQRALECGNECMGAARRQRLLAPVALATAPDGSLFVGDFNLVRKIGTDGSVRTVVKLNATRVSYRYHMALSPLDGTLYISDPESHQIIKVRNTEDFTDPERNWETVVGSGERCLPGDEAHCGDGALARDAKLAYPKGVAVSIDNVLYFADGTNIRMVDRDGIITTVIGNHMHRAHWKPIPCEGTLSVEEVHLRWPTELSINPLDNSLHIIDDHMILQMAPDGRVKVIAGRPLHCPSPLTGYDMELATYATLVMPQSIAFGAAGDLYVAESDSQRINRVRLITTDGKISLYAGAESKCNCLERGCDCFEADHFLASNSKFNTISAVTVSPDGIVHIADQANYRIRSVMASIPDASGSREYEIYSPDTQETYIFNRFGQHVMTKNILTGENNYIFTYTVNTSNGKLSTVTDAAGNKVFLLRDYSSLVNSIENTKGQKCRLKMSRMKMLQELRTPDNFNVTFDYHGTSGLLKAKYDSTGRSYIYKYDEFGRLTSAVTPTGRIINLTFDLSLKGATVLVSENNRKPISILIKGSSVNTRVGEAEKKTVISSDNSISSSLPWGHIISTDTVPYTILSEIDPILGESYPVPAKQRTEVGGDLANRFEWRYFLRRLQSNKGKSSKAVAQIGRKLRVNGENLLTLEYDRDTSTVAVFMDDKVELLNVTYDRMARPVKWGPRSGIFAEVELDYDRFNRLTSWKWGDLNETYGYDRAGRLHEIRYGDGSSLAYSFRDMFTNLPLKVTTPRGSDYLLDYDDSGALQNLTTPRGHIHTFALMTSLGYFKYQYFSPMNRHPYEILYNDDGHILAKIFPHQSGKILYVYDSTGKLETVLAGASAIRYVYHENTHLVKNVEISDPDYELRQDYKYHAGILKDEKMKFNSKTGLNNAHFKYQYDGNARLSTIDMNINSKEMPQLRLKYNQNLGSLEGVSDLRIYSNTFNRSVMQDTSKQYFTITDYDDHGRIKTVLMNIKSFDVFRLELEYDVRNRIKSKKMMIGDTSSSERVSYNYDGHLMEVVGSIDDWKYVYDENGNIISIIEHGEKRYLGYDIGDRVVQYGDIEFSSYDGRGFVIRRGEQKYRYNSRGQFVHAFERDKFQMWYFYDDRNRLVAWKDDKNNITQFFYTNPQTPNLITHMHYPKSEKTVRFLYDQRNFLTCVETEDQRFYVATDHNGSPLVVFDVNGEIIKEIKRSPFGKIVKDTNPGFYLPVDFQSGIFDYNTNLIYLENRLYDPVVGQWMTPSWEHLATKLSLPTDIFIYRFRNNDPINRNQNVPYMTSLASWLQLYGYDLNKMMGAKYITDMIFQPKTSVTAPQLVPDFGVLSGLQCIIEKVNDKLSDIEFVPTPLLKMEPMTRNLLPRVSYKRGVFGEGVLISRVDGKAFISVADGANSVVEDVITTVFNNSYFLDVHFSIHDQDVFYFVKDNSLKIRDDMEELRRLSGKFNVSQDETNDQGLEVRVHAVGKGSAQAVIVLRYGVDPSQERIKLLKHAHKRAAARAWEREKALVAAGWEGRGSWTEEEKEELISHGIVDGWAAKDVHSVSRYPQLADDPANIVFVRDGRRKRRKSGRARHRL